Part of the Streptomyces sp. WMMC500 genome is shown below.
CGGTGCGCACCGAGTGCCTCGCCGACGCGCTCGACAACCGCGTCGAGTTCGGCGTGTGGGGCGGTATGACCGAGCGCGAGCGGCGGGCGCTGCTGCGCCGCCGGCCCACGGTCACGTCGTGGCGCAGACTGCTGGAGACGGCGCGCGAGGAGTACGAGAGCGCGGGGACGCCGCTGCACGAGGGCGCCCTGCACGAGGAGGCGC
Proteins encoded:
- a CDS encoding WhiB family transcriptional regulator — its product is MSWVTDWSAQAACRTADPDELFVQGAAQNRAKAVCTGCPVRTECLADALDNRVEFGVWGGMTERERRALLRRRPTVTSWRRLLETAREEYESAGTPLHEGALHEEALRAAEELPVAAG